In Eschrichtius robustus isolate mEscRob2 chromosome 11, mEscRob2.pri, whole genome shotgun sequence, the following proteins share a genomic window:
- the BEST1 gene encoding bestrophin-1 isoform X2, producing MTVTYSSQVANARLGSFSRLLLCWRGSIYKLLYGEFLIFLICYYIIRFIYRMALTDDQQVIFEKLTLHCDSYIQLIPISFVLGFYVTLVVTRWWNQYENLPWPDRLMNLVSCFVEGKDEQGRLLRRTLMRYANLGNVLILRSVSAAVYKRFPSPQHLVKAGFMTPSEHKHLQKLSLPHNSFWMPWVWFANLSTKAWIGGRIRDPVLLQSLLNEMNTLRTQCGQLYAYDWISIPLVYTQVVTVAVYSFFLACLIGRQFLNPAKAYPGHEMDLVVPLFTFLQFFFYAGWLKVAEQLINPFGEDDDDFETNWIVDRSLQVSLLAVDEMHQDLPPMERDMYWNEPEPQPPYTAASAQSRRPSFFGSTFNISLDKEDMEFQPDLEEEEEEERAHPGITGRFLGLQSHDRQPPRTNSKTKLLWPKKEVLSREGQPRNPGGAGQDTSDPEDSKAWKGGEAFQSAVLYGRSGYHSAPQTPLSHTPVVFPPGQSAPSSLCKVAGIDDTVKDQSLQPATPRSKKSFELLPESAGASTEHPEMSHMRRKTVEFNLTDMSEAPEHLREPHLGQSTSNIHTILKDRGDPYWALENRDEAHS from the exons ATGACCGTCACCTACTCAAGCCAAGTGGCTAATGCCCGTTTAGGCTCCTTCTCCCGCCTGCTGCTGTGCTGGCGAGGCAGCATCTACAAGCTGCTCTATGGCGAGTTCCTCATTTTCCTAATCTGCTACTACATCATCCGCTTCATTTACAG GATGGCCCTCACGGACGATCAGCAGGTGATTTTTGAGAAGCTGACTCTGCATTGCGACAGCTACATCCAGCTCATCCCCATTTCCTTCGTGCTGG GCTTCTACGTGACACTGGTCGTGACCCGCTGGTGGAACCAATATGAGAACCTGCCATGGCCCGACCGCCTCATGAACCTGGTGTCGTGCTTCGTCGAGGGCAAGGATGAGCAGGGCCGGCTGCTGCGGCGCACGCTCATGCGCTACGCCAACCTGGGCAACGTGCTCATCCTGCGTAGCGTCAGTGCTGCGGTCTACAAACGCTTTCCCAGTCCCCAACACCTGGTGAAAGCAg GCTTTATGACCCCCTCGGAACACAAGCACTTACAAAAACTGAGCTTGCCACACAACTCATTCTGGATGCCCTGGGTGTGGTTTGCCAACCTGTCAACGAAGGCCTGGATTGGAGGTCGAATCCGGGACCCTGTCCTGCTCCAGAGCCTGCTCAAC GAAATGAACACCTTGCGTACTCAGTGTGGACAGCTGTATGCCTACGACTGGATCAGTATCCCACTGGTGTACACTCAG GTGGTGACCGTGGCGGTATACAGCTTCTTCCTGGCTTGCCTGATTGGGCGGCAGTTTCTGAACCCAGCCAAGGCCTACCCCGGCCACGAGATGGACCTCGTTGTACCCCTCTTCACATTCCTGCAGTTCTTCTTCTATGCTGGCTGGCTGAAG GTGGCAGAGCAGCTCATCAACCCGTTCGGAGAGGACGATGATGACTTTGAGACCAACTGGATTGTCGACAGGAGTTTGCAG GTGTCCCTGTTGGCTGTAGATGAGATGCACCAGGACCTGCCGCCGATGGAGCGAGATATGTACTGGAACGAGCCAGAACCGCAACCCCCCTACACAGCCGCTTCTGCCCAGTCTCGTCGGCCCTCCTTTTTCGGCTCCACCTTCAACATCAG TCTGGATAAGGAGGATATGGAGTTTCAGCCAgatctggaggaggaggaggaggaggagagggctcACCCTGGCATCACCGGCCGTTTCCTAGGGCTGCAATCCCATGACCGCCAGCCCCCCAGGACAAACTCAAAGACCAAACTACTGTGGCCGAAGAAAGAAGTCCTTTCTCGTGAGGGCCAGCCCAGGAACCCCGGGGGAGCCGGACAGGACACCAGTGATCCGGAAGACAGCAAGGCCTGGAAAGGGGGGGAAGCCTTCCAGTCTGCTGTGCTGTACGGGAGGTCAGGCTACCACAGTGCCCCCCAGACACCCCTCAGCCACACCCCTGTGGTCTTCCCACCTGGACAGTCAGCACCCTCAAGTCTTTGCAAAGTCGCAGGCATAGATGACACTGTCAAAGACCAAAGCCTTCAGCCTGCAACTCCCAGGTCCAAAAAGAGTTTTGAATTGCTCCCAGAGAGCGCTGGGGCCTCAACGGAGCACCCGGAAATGAGTCACATGAGAAGGAAAACTGTTGAGTTTAACCTAACAGACATGTCAGAGGCCCCTGAACATCTCAGAGAACCGCATTTGGGACAGTCGACAAGCAACATACACACTATACTCAAAGATCGGGGCGATCCCTATTGGGCCTTGGAAAACAG GGACGAAGCACATTCCTAG
- the BEST1 gene encoding bestrophin-1 isoform X1, whose translation MTVTYSSQVANARLGSFSRLLLCWRGSIYKLLYGEFLIFLICYYIIRFIYRMALTDDQQVIFEKLTLHCDSYIQLIPISFVLGFYVTLVVTRWWNQYENLPWPDRLMNLVSCFVEGKDEQGRLLRRTLMRYANLGNVLILRSVSAAVYKRFPSPQHLVKAGFMTPSEHKHLQKLSLPHNSFWMPWVWFANLSTKAWIGGRIRDPVLLQSLLNEMNTLRTQCGQLYAYDWISIPLVYTQVVTVAVYSFFLACLIGRQFLNPAKAYPGHEMDLVVPLFTFLQFFFYAGWLKVAEQLINPFGEDDDDFETNWIVDRSLQVSLLAVDEMHQDLPPMERDMYWNEPEPQPPYTAASAQSRRPSFFGSTFNISLDKEDMEFQPDLEEEEEEERAHPGITGRFLGLQSHDRQPPRTNSKTKLLWPKKEVLSREGQPRNPGGAGQDTSDPEDSKAWKGGEAFQSAVLYGRSGYHSAPQTPLSHTPVVFPPGQSAPSSLCKVAGIDDTVKDQSLQPATPRSKKSFELLPESAGASTEHPEMSHMRRKTVEFNLTDMSEAPEHLREPHLGQSTSNIHTILKDRGDPYWALENRCVLYPNQGH comes from the exons ATGACCGTCACCTACTCAAGCCAAGTGGCTAATGCCCGTTTAGGCTCCTTCTCCCGCCTGCTGCTGTGCTGGCGAGGCAGCATCTACAAGCTGCTCTATGGCGAGTTCCTCATTTTCCTAATCTGCTACTACATCATCCGCTTCATTTACAG GATGGCCCTCACGGACGATCAGCAGGTGATTTTTGAGAAGCTGACTCTGCATTGCGACAGCTACATCCAGCTCATCCCCATTTCCTTCGTGCTGG GCTTCTACGTGACACTGGTCGTGACCCGCTGGTGGAACCAATATGAGAACCTGCCATGGCCCGACCGCCTCATGAACCTGGTGTCGTGCTTCGTCGAGGGCAAGGATGAGCAGGGCCGGCTGCTGCGGCGCACGCTCATGCGCTACGCCAACCTGGGCAACGTGCTCATCCTGCGTAGCGTCAGTGCTGCGGTCTACAAACGCTTTCCCAGTCCCCAACACCTGGTGAAAGCAg GCTTTATGACCCCCTCGGAACACAAGCACTTACAAAAACTGAGCTTGCCACACAACTCATTCTGGATGCCCTGGGTGTGGTTTGCCAACCTGTCAACGAAGGCCTGGATTGGAGGTCGAATCCGGGACCCTGTCCTGCTCCAGAGCCTGCTCAAC GAAATGAACACCTTGCGTACTCAGTGTGGACAGCTGTATGCCTACGACTGGATCAGTATCCCACTGGTGTACACTCAG GTGGTGACCGTGGCGGTATACAGCTTCTTCCTGGCTTGCCTGATTGGGCGGCAGTTTCTGAACCCAGCCAAGGCCTACCCCGGCCACGAGATGGACCTCGTTGTACCCCTCTTCACATTCCTGCAGTTCTTCTTCTATGCTGGCTGGCTGAAG GTGGCAGAGCAGCTCATCAACCCGTTCGGAGAGGACGATGATGACTTTGAGACCAACTGGATTGTCGACAGGAGTTTGCAG GTGTCCCTGTTGGCTGTAGATGAGATGCACCAGGACCTGCCGCCGATGGAGCGAGATATGTACTGGAACGAGCCAGAACCGCAACCCCCCTACACAGCCGCTTCTGCCCAGTCTCGTCGGCCCTCCTTTTTCGGCTCCACCTTCAACATCAG TCTGGATAAGGAGGATATGGAGTTTCAGCCAgatctggaggaggaggaggaggaggagagggctcACCCTGGCATCACCGGCCGTTTCCTAGGGCTGCAATCCCATGACCGCCAGCCCCCCAGGACAAACTCAAAGACCAAACTACTGTGGCCGAAGAAAGAAGTCCTTTCTCGTGAGGGCCAGCCCAGGAACCCCGGGGGAGCCGGACAGGACACCAGTGATCCGGAAGACAGCAAGGCCTGGAAAGGGGGGGAAGCCTTCCAGTCTGCTGTGCTGTACGGGAGGTCAGGCTACCACAGTGCCCCCCAGACACCCCTCAGCCACACCCCTGTGGTCTTCCCACCTGGACAGTCAGCACCCTCAAGTCTTTGCAAAGTCGCAGGCATAGATGACACTGTCAAAGACCAAAGCCTTCAGCCTGCAACTCCCAGGTCCAAAAAGAGTTTTGAATTGCTCCCAGAGAGCGCTGGGGCCTCAACGGAGCACCCGGAAATGAGTCACATGAGAAGGAAAACTGTTGAGTTTAACCTAACAGACATGTCAGAGGCCCCTGAACATCTCAGAGAACCGCATTTGGGACAGTCGACAAGCAACATACACACTATACTCAAAGATCGGGGCGATCCCTATTGGGCCTTGGAAAACAGGTGTGTCCTCTACCCAAACCAGGGTCACTGA
- the FTH1 gene encoding ferritin heavy chain, which produces MTTASPSQVRQNYHQDSEAAINRQINLELYASYVYLSMSYYFDRDDVALKNFARYFLHQSHEEREHAEKLMKLQNQRGGRIFLQDIKKPDRDDWENGLNAMECALHLEKSVNQSLLELHKLATEKSDPHLCDFIETHYLNEQVKSIKELGDHVTNLRTMGAPESGMAHYLFDKHTLGNSDNES; this is translated from the exons ATGACGACCGCGTCCCCTTCGCAGGTGCGCCAGAACTACCACCAGGACTCGGAGGCCGCCATCAATCGCCAGATCAATCTGGAGCTCTACGCCTCCTACGTCTACCTGTCCATG TCGTACTATTTTGACCGCGATGATGTGGCATTGAAGAACTTTGCCAGATACTTTCTTCACCAATCTCACGAGGAGAGGGAACATGCCGAGAAACTGATGAAGCTGCAGAACCAGCGGGGTGGCCGAATCTTCCTGCAGGATATCAAG AAACCAGACCGTGACGACTGGGAGAATGGGCTGAATGCAATGGAATGTGCGCTACACTTGGAAAAAAGTGTGAATCAGTCACTACTGGAACTGCACAAATTGGCCACTGAGAAAAGTGACCCCCAT TTGTGTGACTTCATTGAGACTCATTACCTGAATGAGCAGGTGAAATCCATTAAAGAATTGGGTGACCACGTAACCAACTTGCGCACGATGGGGGCCCCCGAATCTGGCATGGCACATTATCTCTTTGACAAGCACACCCTGGGAAATAGTGATAATGAAAGCTAA